The Tubulanus polymorphus chromosome 1, tnTubPoly1.2, whole genome shotgun sequence genome contains a region encoding:
- the LOC141903582 gene encoding protein GDAP2 homolog, giving the protein MDPLNSGVVDVPPEPLGAPSEVIDINGLQTWAETEIPEYIHIPENRYWTQSPFTCDNQLNKTVCLWTGDQTRLNVIALVNPTNESLTDRNPISEKIFIKAGPELITEIKRDIRVCKTGEAKLTKGYNLISRYVIHTVGPRYNTKYCTAAESALFNCYRNVMQLVKEHEIRTIGISCIHSLRRNYPPQDGTHIALRTVRRFLERNRDIVEKVVFICTELEEADYRKLLPLYFPRNEREEQFAAAVLPKSIGNDIGEPVIPERQIRIADNPLISKNGDTRDSPKSELDEPQDEVAIHELLNMSVSVGEHSFAKMEGDHDSERRQRIHGKTTIEAEHIADVRRYGRLVRRARQEDLSEIVSLRCFYHSGVDKNGCPVIVFIAKHFPYNNVNLEKALLYLIHVMDQIVNERYVVVYAHSLTTKDNQPALGFLKEVYQIVDERYKRNLKAFYLLHCSVWSKVLTWFFTTFTAPNIKNKVHTVRGVEELYTKINPDQLDLPPFVMDHDFNINGTRYYMPTEADLHDDL; this is encoded by the exons ATGGATCCATTGAACAGCGGCGTTGTAGACGTACCTCCAGAGCCACTTGGCGCTCCATCAGAGGTGATCGATATCAATGGTCTACAAACATGGGCTGAAACTGAAATACCAGAATATATCCACATACCTGAAAATAGATATTGGACTCAGTCACCATTTACATGTGATAACCAGTTAAATAAAACTGTTTGCCTGTG gaCCGGGGATCAAACGAGGCTGAACGTTATCGCGTTAGTGAATCCTACAAATGAATCATTAACCGATCGTAATCCGATATCagagaaaatatttatcaaagcTGGTCCTGAACTGATCACTGAAATAAAACGAGATATCAGAG tttgtAAAACCGGTGAAGCCAAATTAACGAAAggatataatttgatttcgcGTTATGTAATACATACAGTTGGTCCTCGTTATAACACTAAATACTGCACGGCTGCTGAGAGCGCTCTGTTTAACTGCTATAGAAACGTCATGCAACTCGTCAA AGAACATGAAATAAGAACTATTGGTATCTCGTGTATACATTCATTAAGGAGGAATTATCCCCCTCAAGATGGAACTCACATAGCCTTAC GAACTGTGAGGAGATTCCTGGAAAGAAATAGAGATATTGTGGAGAAAGTTGTGTTTATTTGTACAGAATTAGAAGAG GCTGACTATCGGAAACTTTTACCGCTGTATTTCCCTCGAAATGAAAGGGAGGAACAATTTGCGGCGGCAGTTTTGCCAAAATCAATCGGCAATGATATCGGCGAGCCTGTGATTCCGGAAAGACAGATTAGAATTGCTGATAATCCGCTCATCTCAA AAAATGGTGATACAAGAGACAGTCCTAAATCAGAGTTAGACGAACCACAGGATGAAGTCGCGATTCACGAATTATTGAATATGTCAGTATCAGTTGGAGAACATTCATTCGCTAAAATGGAAGGTGATCACGATAGTGAAAGGCGACAGAGGATACacggaaaaacaacaatagaagcTGAACACATCGCTGATGTTCGCAG atatGGAAGATTAGTAAGGAGAGCTCGCCAGGAAGATCTGTCAGAAATAGTTAGTCTAAGGTGTTTCTATCATTCGGgtgttgataaaaatggatgcCCGGTCATTGTGTTTATAGCTAAACACTTTCCCTATAATAACGTTAATCTAGAAAAG GCTCTTCTCTATTTAATACACGTAATGGATCAAATTGTTAATGAGCGTTACGTAGTTGTGTATGCTCATTCATTGACTACTAAAGATAATCAGCCAGCTCTCGGCTTCCTGAAAGAGGTTTATCAGATCGTCGATGAGAG ATACAAGCGCAATTTGAAGGCATTTTACCTCTTGCATTGTTCTGTGTGGTCCAAG GTTCTCACGTGGTTTTTCACAACGTTTACCGCTCCGAATATCAAAAACAAGGTTCACACGGTGCGTGGTGTAGAGGAACTTTATACAAAAATCAACCCAGATCAGTTGGATCTTCCGCCATTTGTGATGGATCATGATTTCAAT ATAAATGGTACAAGATATTATATGCCGACTGAAGCTGATCTTCACGATGACCTATGA
- the LOC141912540 gene encoding enolase-phosphatase E1-like has translation MAEAVVSQKRSISECIDHLEGVKVVLLDIEGTTTPITFVKEKLFPYVKENVEEYLNTHYDEDECHEDIKVLREQALKDEKEEVEGVVTIPNKDSEKDEIIKKAVENILWQMSLDRKTTGLKQLQGHIWRHAYKSGNIKSPVYEDVSDAMKKLTKTDRKVYIYSSGSVEAQKLIYRYSDQGDLTEYLSGHFDTKIGAKGDKESYTKIVEEIDCKPEEALFLTDIPKECKAALEAGLKACVVIRPGNAELTEDEKKTYNQISSFAELFPEK, from the exons ATGGCTGAAGCTGTAGTGAGTCAGAAAAGAAGTATCAGCGAATGTATCGATCATTTAGAAGGTGTTAAAGTGGTTTTACTCGATATCGAAGGAACGACCACCCCGATTACATTCGTTAAA GAAAAGCTTTTCCCCTATGTAAAAGAGAATGTCGAAGAATATTTGAATACTCATTACGATGAGGATGAATGCCATGAAGATATTAAAGTGCTTCGAGAACAG GctttgaaagatgaaaaggAAGAAGTAGAAGGCGTCGTAACAATACCGAATAAAGATTCcgagaaagatgaaattattaaaaaagcCGTTGAGAATATTCTATGGCAGATGTCTCTCGATCGTAAAACAACCGGTCTTAAACAACTTCAAGGTCACATATGGAGGCACGCGTATAAATCAGGAAATATAAAATCTCC AGTTTACGAAGACGTTTCAGACGCTATGAAGAAATTAACTAAAACCGATCGGAAAGTTTATATCTATTCATCAGGGAGCGTTGAAGCTCAGAAATTGATATATCGTTATTCCGATCAGGGAGATTTAACTGAG TATCTGTCTGGTCATTTCGATACAAAAATTGGAGCTAAAGGTGATAAAGAAAGCTACACAAAGATAGTCGAGGAGATTGATTGTAAACCTGAAGAAGCTCTTTTCTTGACTGATATTCCTAAAG AATGCAAGGCTGCATTAGAAGCAGGACTGAAAGCTTGTGTCGTTATCCGTCCTGGGAATGCAGAATTAACCGAAGATGAAAAGAAAACCTACAATCAAATCTCTTCTTTTGCAGAGTTATTTCCTGAAaagtga
- the LOC141907022 gene encoding forkhead box protein N3-like isoform X1 produces the protein MKDLKATMEAEKPIDESDSSMRQRLVNSLSQSFPGSALSKALQLMDSDDGSDTDPLSQSCFGEISLDKSSDMDDDEELTSLSWLQDSDLLKNMNAAPGAGPSSDTIDGECQKENADGNLETVNGGPQIHPPHVPYNPHKHVNSKPPYSFSCLIFMAIEDSPQKRLPVKDIYNWILTHFPYFQNAPTGWKNSVRHNLSLNKCFKKVDKEKGQSIGKGSLWCIDPEYRPNLLQALRKTPYHPYHQLQMLANPQQTQSYSNSSLNSSPKPMPLSQRINFNTPSPHLFPFLSKRLAQSKINSESDIDVANALVSLKGSAQYMYRVSDNPRLKPLIPLNNNGLREKFWPYPKRRPGSPVIFTTSPSEDHTYSASSYIRDTDCHRSRLNPVSPVSSIDEEYEFGHNRTSDIDSSDDSYRSDASDYNESDGEGDIPPQTVKKMSRLSLPVKKRYTAYCDDEEMKIVEGADALLNLAGIKTSHIVPMRSISPAMNNNLPYKVEAAS, from the exons ATGAAGGATTTAAAAGCGACGATGGAAGCGGAAAAACCGATAGATGAAAGCGACTCTTCGATGAGACAACGTTTAGTGAATAGTTTAAGTCAAAGTTTCCCGGGAAGCGCTTTATCGAAGGCGTTACAATTAATGGATTCCGATGATGGGTCCGATACCGATCCGCTCAGTCAAAGCTGTTTCGGAGAAATAAGTTTAGATAAATCGTCAGATATGGACGACGACGAAGAATTGACGAGTTTATCGTGGTTACAAGACTCGGATCTATTAAAAAACATGAACGCGGCGCCCGGCGCCGGGCCGAGTTCCGATACGATCGACGGCGAGTGTCAAAAGGAGAACGCCGACGGAAATCTGGAAACTGTAAACGGAGGTCCTCAGATACATCCTCCTCACGTGCCGTACAATCCTCACAAACACGTTAATAGTAAACCTCCGTACTCTTTTAGTTGTCTTATTTTTATGGCGATCGAGGATTCGCCTCAGAAAAGACTTCCGGTTAAGGATATATATAACTGGATATTAACTCACTTTCCGTACTTCCAAAACGCGCCGACCGGTTGGAAAAACTCTGTACGGCATAATCTGTCACTAAATAAATGCTTCAAGAAAGTCGACAAGGAAAAAGGACAG AGTATTGGTAAAGGTTCATTATGGTGTATAGATCCGGAATATAGACCGAATCTATTACAAGCCCTCAGGAAGACCCCATACCACCCTTATCATCAATTACAGATGTTAGCTAACCCTCAACAGACTCAGTCTTATAGCAATAGTTCACTGAATAG tagCCCGAAACCGATGCCTTTGTCTCAACGGATCAACTTCAATACACCTTCACCAC ATTTGTTCCCATTTCTCAGCAAAAGATTGGCTCAATCAAAGATAAATTCAG AATCGGACATCGATGTTGCCAATGCACTAGTATCACTAAAAGGTTCAGCTCAATATATGTACCGCGTTTCTGATA ATCCGAGATTGAAGCCTCTGATTCCGTTGAATAACAATGGTTTACGTGAAAAATTCTG gCCGTACCCGAAGAGAAGACCAGGTTCACCGGTGATATTCACGACGAGTCCCAGCGAGGATCATACGTACAGTGCCTCTAGTTATATACGTGATACCGATTGTCATCGCAGTCGTCTGAATCCTGTTTCACCGGTTTCATCGATCGACGAAGAATACGAATTCGGCCACAACCGCACGAGCGATATCGACAGCTCCGACGATAGTTACCGTAGCGATGCGAGCGATTACAACGAAAGCGACGGCGAGGGCGACATTCCGCCGCAGACCGTGAAGAAAATGTCGCGGCTGTCGCTGCCGGTGAAGAAACGCTACACGGCGTATTGCGACGACGAGGAAATGAAGATCGTAGAGGGCGCTGACGCGTTGTTGAATTTAGCCGGTATTAAAACGTCTCATATCGTACCGATGCGATCAATCAGCCCGGCTATGAATAATAATCTTCCATATAAGGTCGAGGCAGCCTCTTAA
- the LOC141907022 gene encoding forkhead box protein N3-like isoform X2 — MKDLKATMEAEKPIDESDSSMRQRLVNSLSQSFPGSALSKALQLMDSDDGSDTDPLSQSCFGEISLDKSSDMDDDEELTSLSWLQDSDLLKNMNAAPGAGPSSDTIDGECQKENADGNLETVNGGPQIHPPHVPYNPHKHVNSKPPYSFSCLIFMAIEDSPQKRLPVKDIYNWILTHFPYFQNAPTGWKNSVRHNLSLNKCFKKVDKEKGQSIGKGSLWCIDPEYRPNLLQALRKTPYHPYHQLQMLANPQQTQSYSNSSLNSPKPMPLSQRINFNTPSPHLFPFLSKRLAQSKINSESDIDVANALVSLKGSAQYMYRVSDNPRLKPLIPLNNNGLREKFWPYPKRRPGSPVIFTTSPSEDHTYSASSYIRDTDCHRSRLNPVSPVSSIDEEYEFGHNRTSDIDSSDDSYRSDASDYNESDGEGDIPPQTVKKMSRLSLPVKKRYTAYCDDEEMKIVEGADALLNLAGIKTSHIVPMRSISPAMNNNLPYKVEAAS, encoded by the exons ATGAAGGATTTAAAAGCGACGATGGAAGCGGAAAAACCGATAGATGAAAGCGACTCTTCGATGAGACAACGTTTAGTGAATAGTTTAAGTCAAAGTTTCCCGGGAAGCGCTTTATCGAAGGCGTTACAATTAATGGATTCCGATGATGGGTCCGATACCGATCCGCTCAGTCAAAGCTGTTTCGGAGAAATAAGTTTAGATAAATCGTCAGATATGGACGACGACGAAGAATTGACGAGTTTATCGTGGTTACAAGACTCGGATCTATTAAAAAACATGAACGCGGCGCCCGGCGCCGGGCCGAGTTCCGATACGATCGACGGCGAGTGTCAAAAGGAGAACGCCGACGGAAATCTGGAAACTGTAAACGGAGGTCCTCAGATACATCCTCCTCACGTGCCGTACAATCCTCACAAACACGTTAATAGTAAACCTCCGTACTCTTTTAGTTGTCTTATTTTTATGGCGATCGAGGATTCGCCTCAGAAAAGACTTCCGGTTAAGGATATATATAACTGGATATTAACTCACTTTCCGTACTTCCAAAACGCGCCGACCGGTTGGAAAAACTCTGTACGGCATAATCTGTCACTAAATAAATGCTTCAAGAAAGTCGACAAGGAAAAAGGACAG AGTATTGGTAAAGGTTCATTATGGTGTATAGATCCGGAATATAGACCGAATCTATTACAAGCCCTCAGGAAGACCCCATACCACCCTTATCATCAATTACAGATGTTAGCTAACCCTCAACAGACTCAGTCTTATAGCAATAGTTCACTGAATAG CCCGAAACCGATGCCTTTGTCTCAACGGATCAACTTCAATACACCTTCACCAC ATTTGTTCCCATTTCTCAGCAAAAGATTGGCTCAATCAAAGATAAATTCAG AATCGGACATCGATGTTGCCAATGCACTAGTATCACTAAAAGGTTCAGCTCAATATATGTACCGCGTTTCTGATA ATCCGAGATTGAAGCCTCTGATTCCGTTGAATAACAATGGTTTACGTGAAAAATTCTG gCCGTACCCGAAGAGAAGACCAGGTTCACCGGTGATATTCACGACGAGTCCCAGCGAGGATCATACGTACAGTGCCTCTAGTTATATACGTGATACCGATTGTCATCGCAGTCGTCTGAATCCTGTTTCACCGGTTTCATCGATCGACGAAGAATACGAATTCGGCCACAACCGCACGAGCGATATCGACAGCTCCGACGATAGTTACCGTAGCGATGCGAGCGATTACAACGAAAGCGACGGCGAGGGCGACATTCCGCCGCAGACCGTGAAGAAAATGTCGCGGCTGTCGCTGCCGGTGAAGAAACGCTACACGGCGTATTGCGACGACGAGGAAATGAAGATCGTAGAGGGCGCTGACGCGTTGTTGAATTTAGCCGGTATTAAAACGTCTCATATCGTACCGATGCGATCAATCAGCCCGGCTATGAATAATAATCTTCCATATAAGGTCGAGGCAGCCTCTTAA